The following proteins come from a genomic window of Macadamia integrifolia cultivar HAES 741 chromosome 14, SCU_Mint_v3, whole genome shotgun sequence:
- the LOC122061394 gene encoding transcription factor DICHOTOMA-like, whose amino-acid sequence MFLSNDRGSGSSTPSYANDHSIFTSDTRPPPPPNLNNDVSLLNSKLDPPPPPPPPFPFYHYPSSTFAEHDHTQLLVSGHLLPQHQLVTANTNLISEDMIDMAVSDKKSTNDVNPSNHHNYCASTAIAEKQNPQKKRSVKRDRHSKITTAQGVRDRRMRLSLDVAREFFGLQDLRGDDKPSKTIRWLLNQCKGPMKELARAKELKTKHNGGGGGGAKSTVSSTSECEVMSGIEENSNAGDISEKKALAKRRKRQPRKTNFHSIGKESREKARARARERTIEKIRGRESSSPSETGEESGISHSHEMKFSMAEVAVVKEPSSHFIGLQRPNQNGIEEAAVMTTSINSSPSSIFSFQPETAISQGLVCSSNNNNNNNNVSSYFGNWDIDSTRAHYYYPSTTGNIQDRISSSILTTSEILLPCHFSEVPNFGAKPNWEV is encoded by the coding sequence ATGTTCCTGTCCAACGACCGAGGGAGTGGCAGCTCCACACCATCATATGCCAATGACCACTCCATCTTCACCTCTGATACTAGGCCGCCGCCTCCTCCTAATCTCAACAATGATGTGAGCCTTCTTAACTCCAAACTAgaccctcctcctcctcctcctcctccttttcctttctaCCATTACCCTTCTTCAACCTTTGCAGAACATGACCATACTCAACTCCTAGTGAGTGGCCACTTGCTACCGCAACACCAGCTCGTTACTGCAAATACCAACTTGATCAGCGAGGATATGATTGACATGGCAGTTTCCGACAAGAAGTCGACAAATGATGTCAATCCATCAAACCACCATAATTACTGCGCTTCCACGGCGATTGCTGAGAAACAGAACCCACAGAAGAAGAGATCGGTAAAGAGGGATCGGCACAGCAAGATTACCACTGCTCAAGGAGTAAGAGACCGCCGGATGAGATTGTCCCTTGACGTTGCCCGCGAGTTCTTTGGTCTACAAGATTTGCGCGGGGATGACAAACCAAGTAAAACCATCAGATGGTTGCTCAACCAGTGCAAGGGGCCAATGAAAGAGCTCGCTAGAGCTAAAGAACTGAAAACAAAGCACaacggtggtggtggtggtggtgccaAGAGTACTGTGTCCTCCACATCTGAGTGTGAGGTCATGTCCGGAATCGAAGAGAACAGCAATGCCGGAGACATCTCTGAGAAAAAAGCCTTGgccaagagaaggaagaggcaGCCACGTAAAACTAATTTTCATTCTATTGGAAAGGAATCCAGGGAGAAGGCAAGAGCAAGGGCTAGGGAGAGGACTATAGAGAAGATAAGAGGTCGAGAGTCTTCAAGCCCTTCTGAAACTGGTGAAGAATCTGGGATCTCCCACAGTCATGAAATGAAGTTTTCAATGGCAGAGGTAGCTGTGGTTAAAGAACCCAGTTCGCATTTCATAGGCCTTCAGAGGCCTAACCAAAATGGTATTGAGGAAGCTGCAGTAATGACTACCAGTATTAATTCAAGCCCATCTTCCATCTTCAGTTTTCAGCCTGAGACTGCAATCTCACAAGGGTTAGTatgcagcagcaacaacaacaacaacaacaacaacgtcTCTAGTTATTTTGGGAATTGGGACATTGATAGCACTCGAGCACACTACTACTATCCATCAACAACAGGTAATATCCAGGACAGAATTTCTAGCTCAATCCTAACTACTTCAGAAATTCTCCTGCCATGTCACTTTTCAGAAGTTCCAAACTTTGGTGCCAAGCCTAATTGGGAGGTCTAA